One genomic window of Marinobacter adhaerens HP15 includes the following:
- a CDS encoding MFS transporter, with product MTESSPTPPSPELRHRIMAGFIGNVVEWYDFAVYGYLAGVIAPVFFSSANPTAALIGTYGIFAAGFIMRPLGAAVFGWFGDRYGRARTMQISVMLMALPTLLLGMLPSYQQAGLLAPVLLVLIRLLQGLSVGGEFSSSATYLVETAPDGKRGLTGSWANIGSMTGSLLGVAAAALVTNTLDEQTLSDWGWRLPFLGGAILGIAAIAIRRNLHNSERFSQHHENRDETSPLLQAFTTNRRETLLALAFASSYGTCYYIVFVYLPEWLSAQELLSRGTALLINTGMMLLVIPAMPLFAIVGDRWLRRRSWIAISLFLLTVVAWPLHAWMLSSGGSLYVVVLAHALVFLLLAIPLGSAPALFVEMFPESDRLSGYSVAFNLGLGVFGGLTPMIATSLIATTGVVTAPAMYLAVTAFIAVLALIAMPDRSREPLR from the coding sequence ATGACCGAAAGTTCGCCAACGCCTCCTTCTCCAGAACTTCGACACCGCATCATGGCGGGTTTTATCGGTAATGTCGTGGAGTGGTACGACTTTGCCGTTTATGGCTATCTGGCCGGAGTTATTGCTCCGGTTTTCTTTTCGTCTGCCAATCCAACGGCAGCGCTTATCGGCACCTACGGCATATTTGCTGCCGGCTTCATCATGCGGCCCCTGGGGGCGGCGGTTTTCGGCTGGTTTGGGGACCGGTACGGGCGTGCTCGTACCATGCAAATCTCTGTAATGCTGATGGCATTGCCGACCCTGCTGCTCGGGATGCTTCCCTCCTATCAGCAGGCCGGCTTACTCGCTCCAGTCTTGCTGGTTCTGATCCGATTGCTTCAAGGCCTTTCTGTTGGCGGCGAATTTTCATCCTCGGCGACCTACCTGGTTGAGACGGCTCCCGATGGTAAACGAGGTCTGACGGGCAGTTGGGCCAACATCGGCTCGATGACGGGCTCTTTGCTGGGCGTTGCTGCGGCGGCACTGGTAACCAATACCCTGGATGAACAAACATTGAGTGACTGGGGCTGGCGCCTGCCGTTTCTTGGAGGCGCCATTCTGGGCATTGCCGCCATCGCGATTCGCCGGAACCTGCACAACTCAGAGCGATTCAGTCAGCACCATGAGAATCGCGACGAAACATCGCCGCTTCTGCAGGCGTTTACAACCAATCGGCGGGAAACCCTTCTTGCACTGGCCTTCGCTTCAAGTTACGGGACGTGCTACTACATTGTGTTTGTTTATCTGCCGGAATGGCTCTCGGCCCAGGAACTGCTGTCTCGCGGAACAGCTTTGTTGATCAACACGGGCATGATGCTGCTTGTCATCCCGGCGATGCCGCTGTTTGCGATCGTGGGTGATCGATGGCTTCGTCGAAGGAGCTGGATAGCCATCTCTTTGTTTCTGCTTACCGTGGTCGCCTGGCCGCTTCATGCCTGGATGCTAAGCTCCGGCGGTTCACTGTATGTGGTGGTATTGGCACACGCTCTGGTGTTCTTGCTGCTGGCCATTCCATTGGGCTCCGCACCCGCACTGTTTGTGGAGATGTTTCCGGAGAGCGACCGTTTATCCGGCTATTCTGTAGCCTTCAATCTTGGCCTGGGTGTATTCGGCGGACTCACACCGATGATTGCCACGTCGTTGATTGCAACAACCGGTGTTGTGACGGCACCGGCCATGTATCTGGCAGTAACCGCCTTCATTGCCGTGCTGGCTCTCATCGCCATGCCGGATCGAAGCCGGGAGCCGCTGCGATGA
- the cysW gene encoding sulfate ABC transporter permease subunit CysW, with translation MAARKHRRVGDSPLVRRTLIGIAVGLTVLLLFMPLVLIFVQAFAEGWVGYVSNILNEYTLHAIGLTLVVALLTVPLNMVFGVFLAWLVTRFRFPGRKLLTTLIDIPFAVSPVVAGLLFLLLYGSNGWVGRWLGEYDIQLMFSWPGIVMVTVFVTCPFVARELIPLMQQQGREEEEAGVVLGASGWQLFRRVTLPNIRWALLYGVILTNARAVGEFGAVSVVSGNIRGETNTLPLQVELLYQDYNTVGAFAASSLLAGIALITLVVKAIVEWRQSRN, from the coding sequence ATGGCTGCGCGCAAACATCGCCGCGTTGGCGACAGCCCTCTGGTTCGTCGCACTCTGATCGGAATCGCCGTCGGCCTGACGGTGCTTCTGCTGTTTATGCCCCTGGTGCTGATTTTTGTGCAAGCGTTTGCCGAGGGCTGGGTCGGTTACGTCAGCAATATTCTCAACGAGTACACGCTTCATGCTATTGGCCTGACGCTCGTGGTTGCGCTGCTTACGGTCCCGTTGAATATGGTGTTCGGCGTGTTCCTGGCCTGGCTGGTGACCCGCTTCCGGTTCCCCGGGCGCAAGTTGCTCACCACATTGATTGATATTCCGTTTGCCGTATCTCCGGTGGTTGCCGGCCTGCTTTTCCTGCTGCTCTACGGTAGCAATGGCTGGGTGGGGCGGTGGCTCGGTGAGTACGACATTCAACTGATGTTCTCCTGGCCCGGCATCGTGATGGTAACCGTGTTTGTGACCTGTCCGTTTGTGGCCAGGGAGCTGATTCCGCTGATGCAACAACAGGGTCGGGAAGAGGAAGAGGCCGGTGTGGTGCTGGGCGCGTCCGGCTGGCAGCTGTTCCGACGCGTGACCCTCCCGAATATCCGCTGGGCGCTCCTTTACGGCGTGATCCTCACCAACGCCCGGGCTGTAGGCGAGTTCGGTGCCGTGTCGGTGGTCTCCGGCAACATCCGGGGCGAGACCAATACGCTGCCGTTGCAGGTAGAGCTGCTTTACCAGGATTACAACACCGTGGGCGCCTTTGCAGCTTCTTCGCTGCTTGCAGGCATTGCGCTGATCACGCTTGTCGTCAAGGCCATCGTTGAATGGCGTCAGAGTCGTAACTAA
- a CDS encoding NAD(P)-dependent oxidoreductase has product MTQTLAFIGLGIMGSRMAANLLDKGDVNLIVFNRSTEAEKSLKDKGAKVADSAADAVRQADVVFSMLASPPVVQDMALGEDGFVSAMAENALWVDCSTVNPSFTEYAGEVARAQGIRFMDAPVAGTREPAASGELTFLVGADDEDFQSVEPLLQTMGKKIVHVGQVGRGTAFKMLVNAMLAQSMLAFAETTLLGEKLGFSRDFLMDTLPNLPVTPPFIGGKAELIRNGDFDAQFPLELMHKDLHLLEQTAYEVGQPLYLANLAKEVYGSASSSGWGRKDFASVFEFLNRH; this is encoded by the coding sequence ATGACGCAAACATTAGCTTTTATCGGACTTGGCATCATGGGTTCGCGTATGGCAGCGAACCTTCTGGACAAGGGCGACGTCAACCTGATCGTCTTCAACCGATCGACTGAAGCCGAAAAATCTCTGAAAGATAAAGGCGCAAAAGTCGCCGATTCGGCGGCCGACGCCGTTCGGCAGGCGGATGTGGTCTTCTCAATGCTCGCCTCTCCTCCCGTTGTTCAGGACATGGCCCTCGGCGAGGATGGATTTGTCAGCGCCATGGCGGAGAATGCCCTCTGGGTGGATTGCTCCACTGTGAACCCATCGTTCACCGAGTACGCCGGAGAAGTCGCCAGAGCTCAAGGCATTCGGTTCATGGATGCCCCGGTTGCCGGCACCCGTGAGCCGGCTGCAAGCGGCGAACTGACCTTCCTGGTTGGCGCCGACGACGAGGACTTTCAATCGGTAGAGCCGCTCCTTCAAACCATGGGCAAGAAAATTGTGCACGTGGGCCAGGTCGGTCGCGGAACCGCCTTCAAAATGCTGGTGAATGCCATGCTGGCGCAGTCCATGCTCGCCTTTGCCGAGACCACTTTGTTGGGCGAGAAACTGGGGTTCTCAAGAGATTTCCTGATGGACACACTGCCAAACTTACCTGTGACTCCGCCCTTTATCGGCGGCAAGGCCGAGCTGATCCGCAATGGGGACTTTGACGCCCAGTTCCCGCTCGAGCTGATGCACAAGGACCTGCACTTGTTGGAGCAAACGGCCTACGAAGTGGGTCAGCCGCTGTATCTGGCCAACCTGGCCAAAGAAGTCTACGGCAGTGCCAGCAGTAGTGGCTGGGGCCGCAAGGATTTTGCGTCGGTGTTTGAGTTTCTCAACCGGCACTGA
- the cysP gene encoding thiosulfate ABC transporter substrate-binding protein CysP codes for MPNSIFSGSKARKGLWFSALALAFSLTGPASAQERELLNSSYDIARELFAEYNVLFQDYWKEKTGETVDIQQSHAGSSKQARAILQGLGADVVTYNQVTDVNILAERGNLIPEDWASRLPNNSSPYYSTMAFLVREGNPKNIQNWDDLIREDVELIMPNPKTSGNGRYTYLAALGFAQDKFGDDQEKIDAFLSDLLGQVKVFDSGGRGATTTFVERGLGDVLLTFESEVNNIPALNPDKNFQVVVPKVSFLAEFPVTWIDKNIEKKGTEELAQAYLKHLYSEEAQRMLAGFNYRVHNETVKAEVADKFPELKLMPIQDIAGSWENAMETHFASGGKLDQLQRRR; via the coding sequence ATGCCGAATTCGATTTTTTCTGGTTCCAAAGCCCGTAAGGGCCTGTGGTTCAGTGCGCTGGCGCTGGCGTTCTCGCTGACAGGGCCGGCTTCTGCCCAGGAGCGTGAGCTTCTGAACTCATCCTACGACATTGCCCGCGAGCTGTTTGCCGAATACAACGTTCTTTTCCAGGACTATTGGAAAGAAAAAACCGGCGAAACCGTCGATATCCAGCAGTCACACGCTGGCTCTTCCAAGCAAGCGCGCGCCATCCTGCAGGGGCTGGGTGCGGATGTGGTTACCTACAACCAGGTCACCGACGTAAACATTCTGGCCGAACGCGGCAATCTGATTCCCGAGGACTGGGCATCACGCCTGCCAAATAACAGCTCTCCGTACTATTCCACCATGGCGTTCCTGGTGCGCGAGGGTAACCCCAAGAATATCCAGAACTGGGATGATCTGATCCGCGAAGATGTCGAACTGATCATGCCGAACCCGAAAACCTCCGGTAACGGCCGCTATACCTACCTGGCGGCGCTGGGTTTTGCCCAGGACAAGTTCGGTGACGACCAGGAGAAGATTGATGCTTTCCTCAGCGACCTGCTGGGCCAGGTTAAGGTATTCGACTCCGGCGGTCGTGGTGCCACCACCACGTTTGTGGAACGGGGCCTGGGTGATGTGCTGCTGACCTTCGAATCCGAAGTGAACAACATTCCGGCCCTGAACCCGGACAAGAATTTCCAGGTTGTGGTCCCGAAAGTGAGTTTCCTGGCCGAGTTCCCGGTGACCTGGATCGACAAGAACATCGAGAAGAAGGGCACCGAAGAACTGGCTCAGGCCTACTTGAAGCATCTGTACTCCGAAGAAGCCCAGCGCATGCTGGCTGGATTCAACTACCGGGTGCACAACGAAACCGTGAAAGCGGAAGTGGCTGACAAGTTCCCCGAACTGAAGCTGATGCCGATTCAGGACATCGCCGGCAGCTGGGAAAATGCCATGGAGACCCACTTTGCCAGTGGCGGCAAACTGGACCAGTTGCAGCGTCGCCGCTAA
- a CDS encoding glutamate--cysteine ligase family protein has product MGLSIKTTEFAPEEFERFAAKVRTDLKALTRLLNRPGFGEGASSIGAEVEFYIVNPDLRVQPINTEIAARVQDPQLTVELNRFNLEYNLSPQAFKGSPFARTEQELLSAIQRINQHAASLDGELVPIGILPTLRQSDMGAKAMTDEPRYHALSKALIQQRGEPFSIHIGGNDVINLEADDVYMEGANTSFQLHWRVPAHRFADYFNAVQLVTPVVLALASNSPSLFGHHLWDETRIALFKQSIDSRSPNHKTWRHPPRVYYGNGWTRSAWELFAASASLYPPIIPLMSEEDPMAVIDRGDVPKLAELRLHQGTTWPWNRAIYDHTEGGHLRIEIRSMPAGPTAADMCANGLFIIGAALAVLDDIHHLTSILPFHYTEHNFYRAAKYGVGAEIIWPHKNQVQLQDTPLLTVARDLLPRARDALAQTAVDESEIHRLLGIIEGRIETAMSGARWQRQITESLFKSLSPDEAFQTMLSLYIANQKTNTPLHEWTLSP; this is encoded by the coding sequence GTGGGACTGTCGATCAAGACAACAGAGTTTGCGCCGGAAGAGTTTGAACGTTTTGCCGCCAAGGTCAGGACGGATCTTAAAGCACTTACTCGTCTTCTGAACCGGCCCGGCTTTGGCGAAGGCGCAAGCTCTATCGGAGCGGAGGTAGAGTTCTACATCGTAAACCCGGACCTGCGCGTTCAACCCATCAACACGGAAATCGCCGCCCGCGTTCAGGACCCTCAACTGACGGTTGAGCTTAACCGCTTCAATCTCGAATACAATCTCAGCCCCCAGGCTTTCAAGGGCTCTCCCTTCGCCAGAACAGAGCAGGAGTTGCTCTCTGCGATCCAACGGATCAACCAGCACGCCGCATCACTGGATGGAGAACTGGTGCCGATCGGCATTCTGCCCACGCTTCGCCAGTCTGATATGGGTGCGAAGGCAATGACAGACGAGCCCCGCTATCATGCGTTATCCAAAGCGCTGATCCAGCAACGGGGAGAGCCATTCAGCATCCATATTGGTGGCAACGACGTTATCAATCTGGAAGCTGACGACGTCTACATGGAAGGAGCAAACACCTCCTTCCAGCTTCACTGGCGGGTGCCCGCACACCGTTTTGCCGATTACTTCAATGCGGTCCAACTGGTCACGCCGGTTGTCCTCGCTCTGGCCAGCAACTCACCCAGCCTGTTTGGCCACCACCTGTGGGACGAAACCCGCATTGCCCTGTTCAAGCAATCCATCGACAGCCGATCGCCCAACCATAAAACCTGGCGCCATCCGCCACGGGTATACTACGGCAATGGCTGGACACGCAGCGCCTGGGAACTCTTTGCCGCCTCGGCATCGCTCTATCCGCCCATCATTCCACTGATGTCGGAGGAAGACCCGATGGCGGTGATTGATCGCGGTGATGTGCCGAAACTGGCTGAACTGCGACTGCACCAGGGAACCACCTGGCCCTGGAACCGTGCCATCTACGACCATACCGAAGGCGGCCACCTGCGCATCGAGATTCGCTCAATGCCCGCAGGCCCTACGGCTGCTGATATGTGTGCGAACGGGCTGTTCATAATTGGCGCTGCGCTGGCAGTCCTTGATGATATTCATCATCTGACGTCGATACTTCCCTTCCATTACACGGAGCACAACTTCTACCGCGCCGCGAAATATGGCGTTGGCGCAGAAATCATATGGCCACACAAGAATCAGGTTCAGTTGCAGGATACGCCCCTGTTAACCGTGGCCCGGGATCTGCTACCCCGCGCCCGGGACGCACTGGCACAAACAGCCGTGGACGAGTCAGAAATTCACCGCTTGCTGGGAATTATCGAAGGCCGCATTGAAACCGCCATGTCGGGCGCCCGGTGGCAACGCCAAATCACCGAATCCCTGTTCAAATCCCTGAGCCCCGATGAGGCCTTCCAGACCATGCTCTCCCTGTACATAGCCAACCAGAAGACAAATACGCCGCTCCATGAATGGACATTGTCGCCGTGA
- a CDS encoding ABC transporter ATP-binding protein, whose product MSEWVIRAEGLSRNFGDTRAVQSLDLEVERGRIYGFLGPNGSGKTTAIRMLIGLLKPSSGTAEVLGYGLPAGAEKLRRRIGYMTQKFSLYDDLTVQENLRFIASIYSLSANQLRSRVEDLLVIYGLRDSRHQLAGSMSGGQRQRLSLAAATLHKPDLLFLDEPTSAVDPQSRRDFWEQLFDLSDAGTTIMVSTHYMDEAERCHKLAILETGIKRADGAPDELMKNMGARVVEVSSANLRVLKHRLLELPDVISAAQLGARLRVLVKNRVSSPVAYLSGQPFIGTGDSLTEVRPSLEDVFVTSTGRGRQ is encoded by the coding sequence ATGAGTGAATGGGTCATCCGCGCGGAAGGGCTTAGCCGGAATTTCGGCGATACCAGGGCTGTTCAGTCGCTGGATCTGGAGGTCGAGCGAGGCCGCATTTATGGTTTTCTGGGGCCAAACGGCAGTGGCAAGACCACGGCCATCCGAATGTTGATCGGTCTGTTAAAGCCAAGCTCCGGAACCGCGGAGGTGCTTGGTTATGGCTTGCCAGCCGGTGCCGAGAAACTCAGGCGGCGGATCGGGTACATGACCCAGAAATTCTCCCTGTATGATGATTTGACCGTTCAGGAAAATCTCCGGTTTATCGCCAGCATTTACAGCTTGTCTGCGAACCAGCTGCGCTCAAGGGTTGAGGATCTGCTTGTTATCTATGGGCTGCGTGACAGCCGGCATCAGTTGGCAGGAAGCATGAGCGGCGGGCAGCGCCAACGCCTCAGCCTTGCTGCGGCAACACTGCACAAGCCAGATCTGCTGTTCCTGGATGAACCCACTTCGGCGGTGGATCCCCAGAGTCGCCGGGACTTCTGGGAGCAGTTGTTTGATCTCAGTGATGCCGGAACGACGATCATGGTCTCAACCCATTACATGGACGAGGCGGAGCGTTGCCACAAGTTGGCCATTCTCGAGACGGGGATCAAGCGAGCCGATGGTGCACCGGATGAGTTGATGAAGAACATGGGCGCCAGGGTTGTTGAGGTCAGTTCTGCAAATCTCCGCGTGTTAAAGCATCGGCTTCTTGAGTTGCCAGACGTGATATCCGCAGCGCAACTTGGCGCGCGGCTTCGAGTGCTGGTGAAGAACCGGGTTAGCAGTCCGGTTGCGTATCTTTCGGGGCAACCTTTTATCGGAACAGGGGACAGTCTTACCGAGGTGCGCCCAAGCCTGGAGGATGTTTTCGTAACCAGTACGGGAAGAGGCCGACAATGA
- a CDS encoding M14 family metallopeptidase, with the protein MSNSNVLDYLNDPSPRTLGRSALEWLDQLQKPTIIRVAGRDRSRTRAMATLLHGNEPSGLLALHRWLLEQHTPAVNMLFLLGGIYPAKIPPTLSWRQLPDGRDLNRCFKEPFEGEEGAIARAMLVELHNAKPECLLDVHNTSGSGPAFAVSITNDAAHQALTSLFTDRLIITDLRLGALMEYSEQEVPTVTIECGGSQDEQAHELAYEGLVRYCSRPDVLSLEKADWDVTVLRNPIRVELAPEATIEYRLEPTGHADLTFPPDIEHRNFGIVSPDEPLGWVGKKGLGILTAIGHNRKENMTQVLQVRDGKIYPAQALRTFMITTNPVIAKSDCLFYAVKATGEPFFDAKRSGGSSRTSVLRELICDSRCGRWIYQY; encoded by the coding sequence GTGAGTAACTCGAACGTCCTCGATTATTTGAATGATCCCTCCCCCCGGACCCTGGGCCGCTCCGCCCTTGAGTGGTTGGACCAGCTACAAAAGCCCACGATTATTCGTGTTGCTGGTCGTGATCGCTCCCGGACCCGAGCCATGGCAACGCTGCTTCACGGCAATGAGCCTTCTGGCCTGCTTGCGCTTCATCGATGGCTGCTCGAACAGCACACCCCGGCAGTTAACATGCTGTTTCTTCTGGGCGGTATCTACCCTGCGAAGATTCCTCCCACACTCTCATGGCGACAGCTTCCTGACGGACGTGACCTCAACCGATGTTTCAAGGAACCGTTCGAGGGAGAAGAAGGGGCGATTGCCAGGGCCATGCTGGTAGAGCTCCATAACGCGAAGCCCGAATGCCTGCTGGATGTTCACAACACCTCAGGTTCAGGCCCTGCGTTCGCCGTGTCCATCACCAATGACGCGGCGCATCAGGCACTGACATCGCTCTTTACCGACCGCCTGATCATAACGGATCTACGCCTGGGGGCGCTGATGGAATATTCCGAGCAGGAGGTGCCCACAGTAACCATCGAGTGTGGTGGTTCCCAGGACGAACAGGCACATGAACTGGCCTATGAGGGACTCGTCCGGTATTGCTCAAGGCCAGATGTGTTGTCACTGGAAAAAGCGGACTGGGACGTCACCGTACTGCGCAATCCGATCCGGGTGGAACTGGCGCCTGAAGCAACCATAGAATACCGCCTCGAGCCCACCGGCCACGCCGACCTGACCTTCCCCCCCGACATTGAACATCGTAATTTCGGAATCGTGTCTCCGGATGAGCCCCTGGGGTGGGTTGGCAAAAAAGGCCTCGGCATACTCACCGCGATCGGCCACAACCGAAAAGAGAACATGACACAGGTACTTCAGGTCAGGGATGGGAAGATCTACCCCGCCCAGGCCCTCAGGACCTTTATGATTACCACCAACCCGGTTATTGCGAAGAGTGACTGCCTGTTTTATGCGGTCAAGGCAACGGGGGAGCCATTTTTTGACGCCAAGCGAAGCGGCGGCTCGTCACGGACTTCCGTCTTACGCGAATTGATATGTGATTCTCGGTGCGGTCGATGGATCTACCAATATTGA
- a CDS encoding sulfate/molybdate ABC transporter ATP-binding protein: MSIEIQGINKFFDKFQALHDINLTIPDGQLTALLGPSGSGKTTLLRIIAGLETPEEGRIRFSGKDVTDLHVRDRRVGFVFQHYALFRHMTVAENVAFGLNVLPRKERPGKPEIRKRVKDLLEMVQLEHLADRYPAQLSGGQKQRIALARAMAMRPEILLLDEPFGALDAKVRKDLRRWLRSLHDELHFTSVFVTHDQEEALELSDQVVVMSNGRIEQVDTPLELYGRPDSRFVFEFLGQVNVLSGKIRDGVMRQGDAWIRLPEGCENDDAQLYLRPHEVRLTQSASDDAHLPFRIEAINLIGAEVRIELKPDGWECEELWEVGISHTEFNARQPQRGDRCFAVPDVGHLFCEHSQEPKTLVW; encoded by the coding sequence ATGAGCATCGAGATACAGGGTATCAACAAGTTTTTCGACAAGTTCCAGGCCCTGCATGACATCAATCTGACCATTCCGGATGGCCAGCTCACGGCGTTGCTGGGCCCTTCCGGTTCGGGCAAGACCACGCTGCTGCGGATCATTGCCGGCCTGGAAACTCCCGAAGAGGGCAGAATCCGGTTCAGCGGCAAGGATGTGACCGATCTGCATGTGCGGGACCGGCGTGTGGGGTTTGTGTTCCAGCACTATGCGTTGTTTCGTCACATGACAGTGGCCGAGAACGTGGCCTTTGGCCTCAATGTGCTTCCGCGCAAGGAGCGTCCCGGCAAGCCGGAAATCCGCAAGCGGGTAAAAGACCTGCTGGAAATGGTTCAGCTGGAACACCTGGCCGACCGTTACCCCGCGCAGCTTTCAGGTGGGCAGAAGCAACGCATCGCCCTGGCGCGGGCCATGGCCATGCGCCCGGAGATTCTTTTACTGGATGAGCCCTTCGGGGCGCTTGATGCCAAAGTGCGAAAAGACCTTCGCCGCTGGCTGCGCAGCCTCCACGATGAGCTGCATTTCACCAGTGTGTTCGTGACCCACGATCAGGAGGAGGCCCTGGAGCTCTCCGATCAGGTGGTTGTGATGAGCAATGGCCGGATTGAGCAGGTTGATACACCCCTGGAGCTCTATGGTCGCCCGGACAGCCGGTTTGTATTCGAGTTTCTGGGGCAGGTGAATGTGCTGTCTGGCAAGATCCGCGATGGTGTCATGCGCCAGGGTGACGCCTGGATTCGACTGCCCGAAGGCTGTGAAAACGATGACGCGCAGCTCTACCTGAGGCCCCACGAAGTGCGCCTCACCCAGTCGGCCAGTGACGATGCCCATCTGCCTTTCCGGATCGAGGCCATCAACCTGATCGGTGCGGAAGTACGCATCGAACTCAAACCCGATGGCTGGGAGTGCGAGGAGCTTTGGGAAGTTGGCATCAGCCATACCGAGTTCAACGCCCGTCAGCCCCAGCGGGGTGACCGCTGCTTCGCCGTGCCGGATGTGGGGCATCTGTTCTGCGAACACTCACAGGAGCCCAAGACGCTCGTCTGGTAG
- the cysT gene encoding sulfate/thiosulfate ABC transporter permease CysT → MATTDVSERPSKRLSAPATKRVLPGFGLSLGISLFFISLVLLLPISGLFIRAAGMGWEQFWFVITDPRVVASYKVTALAALAASLFNCVFGLLMAWVLVRYEFPGKRLLDAIMDLPFALPTAVAGITLATLFAENGWYGQYLADLGIEVAFTPLGIVVAMAFTSVPFVVRTVQPVLEEMAPEDEEAAMSLGASDMTVFRKILFPTLWPAVVTGGALSFARSLGEYGAVIFIAGNSPYISEVISLMIFVRLEEYDFPAASAIAAVVMTVSLLLLLAINVWQGRYLKRLHGG, encoded by the coding sequence ATGGCCACCACCGACGTTTCGGAGCGCCCGTCAAAGCGGCTGAGCGCTCCCGCCACCAAACGCGTTTTGCCGGGGTTCGGACTGAGCCTCGGCATTTCGCTTTTCTTTATCAGCCTGGTGCTGCTTCTGCCCATCAGCGGCCTGTTCATTCGTGCCGCCGGCATGGGGTGGGAGCAGTTCTGGTTTGTGATCACCGATCCGCGGGTGGTTGCGTCCTATAAAGTCACCGCGCTGGCAGCCCTGGCAGCTTCCCTGTTCAACTGCGTGTTCGGCCTGCTGATGGCCTGGGTGCTGGTGCGTTACGAGTTTCCCGGGAAGCGGCTGCTGGATGCGATCATGGATCTGCCGTTCGCGCTGCCAACCGCCGTGGCCGGCATCACGCTGGCAACCCTGTTTGCCGAGAATGGCTGGTATGGGCAGTATCTCGCGGACCTGGGTATTGAAGTGGCATTCACACCGCTGGGTATTGTGGTGGCGATGGCCTTTACCAGTGTGCCGTTTGTGGTGCGCACGGTTCAGCCGGTACTGGAGGAAATGGCGCCGGAGGATGAAGAAGCGGCCATGAGCCTCGGTGCTTCCGACATGACGGTCTTTCGGAAGATCCTGTTCCCGACACTCTGGCCGGCTGTGGTGACCGGGGGTGCGCTTTCGTTTGCCCGCAGCCTTGGGGAATACGGCGCGGTTATTTTTATTGCCGGCAACTCACCCTACATCAGTGAAGTGATCAGTTTGATGATCTTTGTTCGTCTGGAGGAATACGATTTTCCGGCGGCCAGTGCCATTGCCGCAGTGGTGATGACGGTATCGCTGTTGCTGCTCCTGGCGATCAACGTCTGGCAGGGGCGCTATCTCAAGCGCCTGCACGGAGGTTAG
- a CDS encoding HlyD family secretion protein: MTRPSQKRVSNVIRLALVLSFLAMAACDGSSGNLALGTLERDRIAHTATASEVVVELPVPPGSPVEKGSVLVKLDDTLQRAEVDRASAQLSEAVANLEKLRHGARPEEVAAARANVAGARAELIESEANYSRILNLRNQNLASQADLDKAIALRDANHAKLLNAQEALLELTNGAREEDLRAAESRVDAASAMLAREKKHLADLTVVATRDGILDNLPWNLGERVTAGSPLAIVLAGKAPFARVYVPEPYRVKLAIGDELTVRVDGLGRTIKGRLRWIATEPAFTPYFALNQEERARLMYRAEVQLPEAEAALPNGVPAQVELP; encoded by the coding sequence ATGACTCGCCCATCGCAAAAGAGGGTAAGTAACGTGATACGCCTTGCATTGGTTCTGTCTTTTCTGGCTATGGCAGCCTGCGATGGGAGTTCCGGCAATCTGGCTCTGGGGACGCTTGAGCGGGATCGAATTGCCCATACCGCAACCGCCAGTGAAGTTGTTGTTGAGCTCCCTGTCCCGCCCGGCTCGCCGGTTGAAAAAGGGAGTGTGTTGGTAAAACTCGACGATACGCTGCAGCGGGCGGAGGTTGACCGGGCCTCAGCCCAGTTGTCAGAGGCCGTCGCCAATCTTGAAAAACTCCGACACGGAGCACGACCGGAGGAAGTGGCGGCAGCGAGAGCGAATGTGGCCGGGGCCCGGGCGGAACTCATCGAGAGTGAGGCCAATTATTCACGCATCCTCAACCTCAGGAATCAGAATCTGGCCAGTCAGGCCGACCTGGACAAGGCGATCGCCTTGCGCGACGCCAATCATGCGAAGCTGCTCAATGCGCAGGAAGCCTTGCTGGAATTAACCAATGGCGCTCGTGAAGAGGATTTGAGAGCGGCCGAGTCCAGAGTGGATGCGGCAAGCGCGATGCTCGCCCGTGAAAAAAAACACCTCGCCGATCTGACCGTTGTCGCGACACGGGATGGTATTCTCGACAACCTTCCCTGGAATCTGGGGGAGCGAGTAACCGCAGGCAGCCCTCTGGCGATTGTTCTGGCCGGCAAGGCGCCGTTTGCCAGGGTTTATGTGCCAGAGCCCTATCGGGTAAAGCTGGCGATTGGTGACGAGCTGACTGTGCGTGTGGATGGTCTTGGCCGAACCATAAAGGGCCGTTTGCGTTGGATTGCCACGGAGCCTGCATTCACGCCTTACTTTGCGCTTAATCAGGAAGAACGTGCGCGGCTGATGTACCGGGCAGAGGTCCAGCTTCCTGAGGCAGAGGCTGCTTTACCGAACGGAGTGCCGGCCCAGGTTGAGTTGCCATGA